From Pseudoleptotrichia goodfellowii, a single genomic window includes:
- a CDS encoding PepSY domain-containing protein: protein MKNRILNVMILGIMMLGVAGTANSASKSRNSKTGNRDVEAQVRNVTAGSYIGVARAKEIALKKVPGANDSHVTEVHLDREDGRMVYETEIRYNNTKYEFDIDATSGEIVKWKMKKAKNRNY, encoded by the coding sequence ATGAAAAACAGAATATTAAACGTAATGATATTGGGAATTATGATGCTGGGAGTTGCAGGAACTGCAAATTCAGCGAGTAAATCAAGAAACAGCAAAACAGGAAACAGAGATGTTGAAGCTCAGGTAAGAAATGTTACAGCAGGAAGTTATATAGGAGTTGCAAGAGCTAAAGAGATAGCTTTGAAAAAAGTGCCAGGAGCAAATGACAGCCATGTAACCGAAGTTCACTTGGACAGAGAAGACGGAAGAATGGTATATGAAACAGAAATACGTTACAACAATACAAAATACGAATTTGATATAGATGCGACATCAGGCGAAATTGTAAAATGGAAAATGAAAAAAGCTAAAAACAGAAATTATTAA
- a CDS encoding PepSY domain-containing protein has translation MKNKNLKLVVLGLAMFGVLGFAYRENSNKVSQYAVNSTNSQVITESRAKAIALKEVPGANESNIVEMELDRDHGRMVYEGEIYYKGLEYDFDIDAVTGEVLKWHVDRD, from the coding sequence ATGAAAAACAAAAATTTAAAATTGGTAGTATTAGGATTGGCAATGTTCGGAGTGTTAGGGTTTGCTTATAGGGAAAATTCAAATAAAGTTTCTCAGTATGCTGTAAACAGCACAAATTCCCAAGTAATAACTGAAAGCAGAGCAAAAGCCATAGCGTTAAAAGAAGTACCGGGAGCAAATGAAAGCAACATAGTGGAAATGGAACTTGACAGAGATCACGGAAGAATGGTGTACGAAGGAGAAATATACTACAAAGGATTGGAATACGATTTTGATATAGATGCAGTAACAGGAGAAGTTTTAAAATGGCACGTAGACAGAGATTAA
- a CDS encoding response regulator transcription factor, whose protein sequence is MKILFVEDEIDLNNIVTKYLKKNGHSVDGVFDGEEALEYLEYGEYDLVILDVMMPKINGFEVVKELRNKGNNTSVLMLTARDSAEDKVKGLDMGADDYLVKPFDFNELSARIRAVVRRKFGNSSNKIEVKDLILDTTEKSVTRAGKKIDLTGKEYEILEYLVQRKNRILSRDQIIERVWGYEYEGDSNIIDVLIKNIRKKIDIGDEKQIIFTKRGMGYVVKEEDE, encoded by the coding sequence ATGAAGATTTTATTTGTTGAAGATGAAATAGATTTGAATAATATTGTTACAAAATATCTGAAAAAGAACGGTCATAGCGTAGACGGCGTATTTGACGGGGAAGAAGCACTTGAGTATTTGGAATACGGAGAATACGATTTGGTCATTTTGGATGTTATGATGCCTAAAATAAACGGATTTGAAGTTGTAAAAGAACTGAGAAACAAAGGAAACAATACTTCCGTTTTAATGCTGACGGCAAGGGACAGTGCAGAGGATAAAGTAAAGGGCCTTGATATGGGAGCTGACGATTATCTTGTAAAGCCTTTTGACTTTAATGAGCTTTCGGCGAGAATAAGAGCCGTTGTCAGAAGAAAATTCGGAAACAGTTCGAATAAAATCGAAGTGAAAGACCTGATTTTGGATACTACTGAAAAATCTGTTACAAGAGCCGGGAAAAAAATAGATCTCACAGGGAAAGAGTACGAAATTTTAGAATATCTTGTACAAAGAAAAAACAGGATTTTGAGCAGAGATCAGATTATAGAACGTGTTTGGGGCTATGAATATGAAGGAGATTCAAATATAATAGATGTTCTTATAAAAAATATAAGAAAAAAAATAGACATAGGAGATGAAAAACAGATTATTTTTACAAAAAGAGGAATGGGCTATGTTGTAAAAGAAGAAGATGAATAA
- a CDS encoding HAMP domain-containing sensor histidine kinase → MGKKVTKIWGNLPITVKITLWYTTFVIILMSAMLIISFTVTDKISKDKNQRELTEAVNELISDNDFDDFDDGIYFVRYNNEGIESGGMSPRGFDLTLKLEEDTIGAYEKNGEKFYYYDRKMNNSDGDWIRGIIPVRKMSDEINKLFLILTVLSPILLVIIVYGGYRIVKKTLKPVAKISDTALEISKNGNFSKRIDIDDGKDEIHKMANTFNEMLNSLENFYLREKQFSSDVSHELRTPVSVILTESQYSLEYVDNMEEAKDSFGVIQRQAKRMSELINQIMELSKIEKQISILPEKIDFSEITEKILGDYKNLLEEKNIKIFPEIEKNLSINGDKIMIERLLDNLLNNAMKFTKDKINVKLYSEDENCVLEVKDNGIGISEKEKELIWRRFYQVNDSRNKKINKGFGLGLSLVSKIVENHNATINVESELNEGAKFTVKFKKC, encoded by the coding sequence ATGGGAAAAAAAGTTACAAAAATTTGGGGAAATTTACCGATAACTGTAAAAATAACTCTTTGGTATACGACATTTGTAATAATATTGATGTCGGCAATGCTGATTATATCTTTTACAGTTACAGACAAAATAAGCAAAGATAAAAATCAGAGAGAATTAACAGAGGCAGTAAATGAGCTGATTTCAGATAATGACTTTGACGACTTTGATGACGGAATTTATTTTGTCAGATATAATAATGAAGGAATAGAGTCGGGCGGAATGTCGCCCAGAGGATTTGATTTGACATTGAAGCTTGAAGAAGACACAATAGGTGCATACGAAAAAAATGGTGAAAAATTTTATTATTATGACAGAAAAATGAATAATTCTGACGGAGATTGGATTAGAGGAATAATTCCTGTAAGAAAAATGTCCGATGAGATAAATAAATTATTTTTAATATTGACTGTTTTAAGTCCGATACTGTTAGTAATTATCGTTTACGGAGGATACAGAATTGTAAAAAAGACGTTGAAACCTGTAGCGAAAATCTCGGATACAGCTCTTGAAATAAGTAAAAACGGTAATTTTTCCAAAAGAATAGATATAGATGACGGAAAAGACGAAATACATAAAATGGCAAATACTTTCAATGAAATGTTAAATTCATTGGAAAACTTTTATTTGCGTGAAAAACAGTTCAGTTCGGACGTATCTCACGAACTGAGAACACCTGTCAGCGTTATACTTACAGAAAGTCAGTATTCACTTGAATATGTAGATAATATGGAAGAAGCAAAAGATTCTTTCGGGGTTATTCAAAGACAGGCAAAAAGAATGTCGGAGCTTATAAATCAGATTATGGAATTATCGAAAATAGAAAAACAGATTAGTATTTTGCCTGAAAAAATAGATTTTTCCGAAATAACTGAAAAAATATTGGGAGATTATAAAAATTTACTGGAAGAAAAAAATATAAAAATTTTCCCGGAAATAGAAAAAAATCTTTCGATAAACGGAGATAAAATTATGATCGAAAGACTTTTGGATAATCTTTTGAATAATGCAATGAAATTTACAAAAGATAAAATAAATGTGAAGCTGTATTCCGAAGATGAAAACTGTGTTCTCGAAGTAAAGGATAATGGTATCGGAATATCCGAAAAAGAAAAAGAACTGATTTGGAGAAGATTTTATCAGGTAAACGATTCAAGAAATAAAAAAATAAATAAAGGATTCGGATTGGGACTTTCTCTTGTTTCAAAAATTGTGGAAAATCATAATGCAACTATAAATGTTGAAAGTGAATTGAATGAAGGAGCAAAATTTACAGTAAAGTTCAAAAAGTGTTGA
- a CDS encoding RBBP9/YdeN family alpha/beta hydrolase, with the protein MTKQLYIIHGYGASPEKHWFPWLKKVMEEKNWKVSVLEMPDSEHPKFDKWLETMRENIKNINEDTYFVAHSLGTITILQYLSEYKNLPRFGGFILVSGFDEGIAGFEELHPFVKEKPDYKKINEKAELRAVVAAKDDHIVPVKLSEKVAEKLNGKFYPVEKGGHFLDREGFTELPLVKEILEENKN; encoded by the coding sequence ATGACTAAACAACTTTATATAATACACGGTTACGGAGCTTCGCCTGAAAAACACTGGTTCCCGTGGCTGAAAAAAGTAATGGAAGAAAAAAACTGGAAGGTTTCAGTGCTTGAAATGCCTGATTCGGAACATCCTAAGTTTGATAAGTGGCTTGAAACAATGAGGGAAAATATAAAAAATATTAATGAAGATACTTATTTTGTTGCACATAGCCTGGGAACAATTACAATATTACAATATTTATCTGAGTATAAAAATTTACCGAGATTCGGAGGATTTATTCTTGTTTCGGGATTTGATGAGGGAATTGCAGGATTTGAAGAACTTCATCCTTTTGTAAAAGAAAAACCTGATTATAAAAAAATAAATGAAAAAGCGGAACTTAGAGCGGTAGTTGCTGCAAAGGATGACCATATTGTGCCGGTAAAACTAAGCGAGAAAGTTGCTGAAAAATTGAACGGAAAATTTTATCCTGTGGAAAAAGGCGGACATTTTTTGGATAGAGAAGGATTTACTGAATTACCTTTGGTAAAAGAGATTTTGGAAGAAAATAAGAATTAA
- the nadR gene encoding multifunctional transcriptional regulator/nicotinamide-nucleotide adenylyltransferase/ribosylnicotinamide kinase NadR has protein sequence MKIGIVVGRFLPLHTGHVNLIQRASGLVDKVYVVVSYSDKGDTEMISNSRFIKEITPKDRLRFVKQTFKHQDTISSFLFDESNCPPFPEGWEIWSSLLKKEIETREPDIDWENDVLFISNRKDDAKYNLKYFNAKTESIDPEYLEYPVNSWEIRENPSKYWEFLPREVREHLIPIITICGGESSGKSVMIDKLANAFNTSSAWEYGREYVFEKLGGDEDSLQYSDYEKIVFGHQSNVLYAARNANKFALIDTDYITTLAFCLTYEKRDNPIIREFVQNYKFDLTILLENNVKWVNDGLRSIGESERRKKFQDLLKELYKEYKIPYIIVKSDNYEKRYLACKEIIKAYLNGQDNLQEIADSFI, from the coding sequence ATGAAAATCGGAATTGTTGTAGGAAGATTTCTTCCCTTACATACAGGACATGTGAATTTAATACAAAGAGCAAGCGGTCTGGTTGATAAAGTTTACGTAGTAGTTTCTTATTCCGACAAAGGAGATACGGAAATGATTTCCAACTCCCGTTTTATAAAAGAGATTACGCCTAAAGACAGACTCAGATTCGTAAAACAGACTTTTAAACATCAGGATACTATTTCTTCTTTTTTGTTTGATGAAAGCAACTGTCCGCCTTTTCCCGAAGGCTGGGAAATATGGTCAAGTCTTTTAAAAAAGGAAATTGAAACGAGAGAGCCTGATATAGACTGGGAAAATGACGTTTTATTCATAAGCAACAGAAAAGATGATGCAAAATATAATTTAAAATATTTCAATGCCAAAACTGAATCCATTGATCCGGAATATCTCGAATATCCTGTAAACTCATGGGAAATCAGAGAAAATCCGAGTAAATACTGGGAATTTCTGCCTCGTGAAGTAAGAGAACATTTAATCCCGATTATTACTATTTGCGGCGGAGAAAGCAGCGGAAAAAGCGTAATGATCGACAAACTTGCCAACGCTTTCAATACTTCTTCTGCTTGGGAATACGGGCGTGAATATGTTTTTGAAAAACTTGGGGGCGATGAAGATTCTTTACAATATTCCGATTATGAAAAAATCGTGTTCGGTCATCAGTCCAACGTCCTTTATGCCGCAAGAAATGCCAACAAGTTCGCTTTAATAGATACCGACTATATAACGACTCTCGCTTTTTGCCTGACTTACGAAAAAAGAGACAATCCGATTATAAGAGAGTTTGTCCAGAATTATAAATTTGACTTGACTATACTTTTGGAAAATAATGTAAAATGGGTAAATGATGGACTTCGCTCAATAGGGGAAAGTGAACGGAGAAAAAAATTTCAGGATTTACTGAAGGAACTGTATAAAGAATACAAAATTCCTTATATTATTGTAAAATCCGATAACTACGAAAAAAGATATTTAGCCTGTAAAGAGATTATAAAAGCCTATCTGAACGGACAGGATAATTTACAGGAAATAGCCGATTCTTTTATTTAG
- the uppS gene encoding polyprenyl diphosphate synthase: MDLKIPEHVAVIMDGNGRWAKERGKIRLEGHRQGAINLEKIIEHSIEIGVKYLTVYAFSTENWKRPEKEVNGLMELFTKYLDTKKKSLKKQGIRLLVTGTKENISEKLLKKIEETEKYLEDCEKMIFNIAFNYGGRKEIVDAVNKIIKDKKETVDEKEFAGYLYRPDIPDPELVIRTSGEFRISNFLLWEIAYSEFYVTDVYWPDFTPEEYDKAILAFNKRDRRYGGLNAK, encoded by the coding sequence ATGGACTTGAAAATACCCGAGCATGTAGCTGTGATAATGGACGGTAACGGAAGATGGGCTAAAGAAAGAGGAAAAATCAGATTGGAAGGACATAGACAGGGTGCGATTAATCTTGAAAAAATAATAGAACATTCTATTGAAATAGGAGTAAAATATTTGACTGTTTATGCTTTTTCCACTGAAAACTGGAAAAGGCCTGAAAAAGAAGTGAACGGATTAATGGAGCTGTTTACCAAATATCTGGACACAAAAAAGAAAAGTTTGAAAAAACAGGGAATCAGACTTTTAGTAACAGGAACGAAGGAAAATATATCCGAAAAACTTCTGAAAAAAATTGAAGAAACGGAAAAATATTTGGAAGATTGTGAAAAAATGATTTTTAATATAGCGTTTAATTACGGCGGGAGAAAAGAAATAGTCGATGCGGTAAATAAAATAATAAAAGATAAAAAAGAAACTGTTGATGAGAAGGAATTTGCAGGCTATTTATACAGACCGGACATTCCCGATCCCGAACTGGTAATAAGAACAAGCGGTGAATTCAGGATAAGTAATTTTTTACTTTGGGAAATCGCTTATTCGGAATTTTACGTAACTGATGTTTACTGGCCTGATTTTACGCCTGAAGAATATGACAAAGCTATTCTGGCTTTTAATAAAAGAGACAGAAGATACGGAGGTTTGAATGCTAAGTAG
- a CDS encoding phosphatidate cytidylyltransferase, translating to MLSRIFVIVLFVPFLLWIFLKGDIMFLIFTMVIIGVSLHEFYKMLKDKGFEVANRIGIGLGLFLPLAIYFQQNSKNIFSFLRLKFFQQINFDMGGFIVFALMLIAFRQILKVKIQGAMAEIAYTLFGIIYVSYFFSYILLIKYEFPNGNVIVAMTFILIWACDISAYLVGKFIGGKIFKQRLAPKISPNKSIEGAIAGIVGVFLVISFFDKIYLFIANFVCSITLISKTCSLDYNYIAILGWQAFLLALGIGIFAELGDLVESKIKRELEIKDSGNLLLGHGGFLDRFDSALFVLPIVYVFMKYVAHM from the coding sequence ATGCTAAGTAGAATATTTGTAATAGTATTGTTTGTGCCTTTTCTTCTTTGGATATTTCTAAAAGGAGATATAATGTTTCTCATATTTACAATGGTAATAATAGGAGTTTCTCTGCATGAATTTTACAAAATGCTTAAAGATAAAGGATTTGAAGTTGCAAACAGAATAGGAATAGGTCTGGGATTGTTTCTGCCTTTGGCAATATATTTTCAGCAAAATTCCAAAAATATATTTTCCTTTTTAAGATTGAAATTTTTTCAACAGATAAATTTCGATATGGGAGGATTTATAGTATTTGCACTGATGCTTATAGCTTTCAGACAGATTCTGAAAGTGAAAATCCAAGGAGCGATGGCTGAAATAGCTTACACCCTCTTCGGAATAATATATGTATCGTATTTCTTCTCGTATATACTCCTTATAAAATACGAGTTTCCCAATGGAAACGTCATAGTTGCGATGACTTTTATACTGATTTGGGCATGTGATATTTCGGCATATTTAGTCGGGAAATTTATAGGAGGGAAAATATTCAAGCAAAGACTTGCTCCGAAAATAAGCCCGAATAAATCTATCGAAGGAGCAATAGCAGGAATTGTAGGAGTGTTTCTTGTGATTTCGTTTTTTGATAAAATATATTTATTTATAGCAAATTTTGTGTGCAGTATAACATTAATATCGAAAACATGCAGCCTTGATTATAACTATATAGCCATATTGGGATGGCAGGCTTTTCTGCTTGCTCTGGGAATAGGAATTTTTGCGGAATTGGGAGATTTGGTAGAATCCAAAATAAAAAGGGAACTGGAAATAAAAGATTCGGGAAATTTACTTTTAGGACATGGAGGATTTTTGGACAGATTTGACAGTGCACTTTTTGTACTTCCCATAGTTTACGTATTTATGAAATATGTGGCACATATGTAA
- the tyrS gene encoding tyrosine--tRNA ligase encodes MSFTNEAEIKKEVERQFDILKRGCDEIINESEFKKKLEKSISTNTPLRIKLGIDPSGTDLHLGHAVPLRKLKQFQDLGHQVFFLIGTFTGRIGDPTGKSETRKMLSAEQVQENIKTYLDQVSLILDLDKIKVVYNGDWLEKLNLEDVLRLLSQFTVSQMISREDFAKRLSENKPVSLIEFMYPILQGYDSVELRADVELGATEQKFNLLRGRDLQKNAGQEQQVCMIMPILEGLDGVEKMSKSLNNYIGVKDSPNDMFGKVMSVSDDLMYRYYEVITEVAQEEIAKMKEEINNGTLHPMEAKKRLGEEVVKIYHNEEESKKAREWFENVFSKKNLDVDLPEVELEYKEIGIVDLLVKETGLLSSTSEARRLVEQGGFKINDEAVKDVKAVVKIQSGMVIRAGKKKIVKVK; translated from the coding sequence ATGAGTTTTACTAATGAAGCGGAAATAAAAAAAGAAGTGGAAAGACAATTTGATATATTGAAAAGAGGTTGTGATGAAATAATTAATGAAAGTGAGTTTAAGAAAAAACTTGAAAAGTCTATTTCTACAAATACTCCTTTAAGAATAAAATTGGGAATCGATCCTTCAGGAACGGATTTGCATTTGGGACATGCAGTGCCTTTGAGAAAATTGAAACAGTTTCAGGATTTGGGACATCAGGTATTTTTTCTTATAGGAACATTTACAGGAAGAATAGGGGATCCTACAGGGAAATCCGAAACAAGAAAAATGCTTTCTGCAGAACAGGTTCAGGAAAATATAAAAACGTATCTGGATCAGGTTTCGTTAATACTTGATTTGGATAAAATAAAAGTAGTATATAACGGGGATTGGCTTGAAAAACTTAATCTTGAAGATGTACTAAGACTTTTATCACAGTTTACAGTATCTCAAATGATTTCAAGGGAGGATTTTGCCAAAAGACTTTCGGAAAATAAGCCTGTGTCGTTAATAGAATTTATGTACCCGATTTTACAGGGATACGACTCGGTAGAATTAAGAGCCGATGTGGAACTTGGAGCGACAGAGCAGAAGTTCAATCTTTTAAGAGGAAGAGATTTACAGAAAAATGCAGGGCAGGAACAACAAGTGTGTATGATTATGCCTATTCTTGAAGGGCTTGACGGAGTGGAAAAAATGAGTAAATCTCTAAATAATTATATCGGTGTCAAAGACAGCCCTAACGATATGTTCGGAAAAGTGATGTCCGTATCTGATGATTTGATGTACAGATATTACGAAGTAATAACCGAAGTGGCTCAGGAAGAAATCGCTAAGATGAAAGAAGAAATAAATAACGGTACACTTCATCCTATGGAAGCTAAAAAAAGGTTAGGAGAAGAAGTTGTAAAAATATATCATAACGAAGAAGAAAGTAAAAAAGCGAGAGAATGGTTTGAAAATGTATTCAGTAAGAAAAATCTCGATGTAGATTTACCTGAAGTTGAACTGGAATACAAAGAAATCGGAATAGTAGATTTACTTGTAAAAGAAACAGGGCTTTTAAGCTCTACGAGTGAAGCCAGAAGACTTGTAGAACAGGGCGGTTTTAAAATAAACGATGAAGCTGTAAAAGATGTAAAAGCGGTTGTAAAAATCCAAAGCGGAATGGTAATAAGAGCGGGGAAAAAGAAAATAGTTAAAGTGAAGTAG
- the mvk gene encoding mevalonate kinase: protein MNEKKGSGTAHSKIILIGEHSVVYGYPAIAIPLENITVKCEIIPSHSFFIHNPEDTLSTAIYEAMKYLGKEKEKIKYNIISQIPEKRGMGSSAAVSIAAVRAVFDYFGKNIDDKLLEKIVQRAEMVAHTTPSGLDFRTCISEKAVKFIKGAGFFPLDLNLGAYLVIADSGVQGKTKETVTAVREMGENARPMLLKLGELTDETEKFISEKDIVNIGKNMTKAHEELSKLGLNIEETEMLVKEALKNGALGAKISGGGKGGCVIALTDSEEKAKETAKILVEKGALNTWIQNL from the coding sequence ATGAATGAAAAAAAAGGATCAGGAACTGCACACTCAAAAATAATATTGATAGGGGAGCATTCGGTAGTTTATGGATATCCTGCTATTGCTATTCCTCTTGAAAATATAACTGTAAAGTGTGAAATAATACCTTCTCACAGTTTTTTTATTCATAATCCTGAAGATACTTTATCAACGGCTATTTATGAGGCAATGAAATATTTAGGTAAGGAAAAAGAAAAAATAAAATATAATATAATATCCCAAATACCTGAAAAAAGAGGAATGGGCTCCTCGGCGGCAGTAAGTATAGCTGCAGTCAGAGCAGTGTTTGATTATTTTGGCAAAAATATCGATGATAAACTTCTGGAAAAAATTGTGCAGCGTGCAGAAATGGTTGCACATACTACTCCGAGCGGATTGGATTTCAGAACATGTATCAGTGAAAAAGCTGTAAAGTTTATAAAAGGAGCAGGTTTTTTCCCTTTGGATTTGAATTTGGGAGCGTATCTTGTAATAGCTGATTCGGGAGTACAGGGAAAAACGAAAGAAACTGTAACAGCAGTTCGTGAAATGGGAGAAAATGCCCGTCCTATGCTTTTGAAATTGGGAGAGCTTACCGATGAAACGGAAAAATTTATATCAGAAAAAGATATTGTAAATATAGGAAAGAATATGACAAAGGCTCACGAAGAACTTTCAAAGTTGGGATTAAATATTGAGGAAACGGAAATGCTTGTAAAAGAAGCGTTGAAAAACGGGGCTTTAGGAGCAAAGATATCAGGGGGAGGAAAAGGGGGATGCGTCATAGCATTGACAGACAGTGAAGAGAAAGCGAAAGAAACAGCAAAAATATTGGTTGAAAAAGGAGCATTGAACACATGGATACAAAATCTGTAA
- the mvaD gene encoding diphosphomevalonate decarboxylase, producing the protein MDTKSVRSYANIAIIKYWGKKDAKNMIPATSSISLTLENMYTDTEISFIESETDVFYLNGVLQDSKQTEKISKVVDLFRENKEQKVLIKSENNMPTEAGLSSSSSGLSALIKACNKLFRKNMTRTELARISKYGSGSSARSFFGPIGAWDKDTGEIYEIKTDLKLAMIMLVLNEEKKIISSREGMKLCGETSTIFDKWIKNSEIEYEEMKKALAENNFEKVGELTEKNALAMHETTLYANPPFSYLTDKSREAMEFVKKLRKSGEKCYFTMDAGPNVKVLCLEKDFEKLKYVLGKKYKIIASKTKVITDENND; encoded by the coding sequence ATGGATACAAAATCTGTAAGATCCTATGCAAATATAGCAATTATAAAATATTGGGGAAAAAAAGATGCGAAAAATATGATTCCCGCAACAAGCAGCATATCTCTAACCCTTGAAAATATGTATACAGACACTGAAATAAGTTTTATCGAGTCTGAAACAGATGTATTTTATCTCAATGGAGTGCTGCAGGATAGTAAACAGACAGAAAAAATAAGTAAAGTAGTGGATCTGTTCAGAGAAAATAAGGAACAGAAAGTATTGATAAAAAGTGAAAATAATATGCCTACTGAAGCCGGACTTTCTTCAAGTTCGAGCGGATTGTCGGCACTTATAAAAGCCTGTAATAAACTTTTCAGGAAAAATATGACAAGAACGGAACTTGCCCGAATCTCCAAATACGGCTCAGGCTCGTCAGCGAGAAGTTTTTTCGGACCGATAGGGGCCTGGGATAAGGACACTGGAGAAATATACGAAATAAAAACCGATCTAAAATTAGCGATGATAATGCTTGTATTGAATGAAGAAAAGAAAATAATATCAAGTCGTGAAGGAATGAAACTTTGTGGAGAAACTTCAACGATATTTGATAAATGGATAAAAAATTCCGAAATTGAATATGAAGAAATGAAAAAAGCACTTGCTGAAAATAATTTTGAAAAAGTTGGAGAGTTGACGGAGAAAAATGCCTTGGCAATGCACGAAACGACACTTTACGCAAATCCTCCGTTTTCATATTTGACGGATAAAAGCAGAGAAGCTATGGAATTTGTAAAAAAATTGAGAAAGAGCGGAGAAAAGTGCTATTTTACAATGGATGCAGGTCCTAATGTGAAAGTGTTGTGTCTTGAAAAAGATTTTGAAAAGTTGAAATATGTGTTAGGAAAAAAATACAAGATAATTGCTTCAAAAACAAAGGTGATTACCGATGAAAATAACGATTAA
- a CDS encoding phosphomevalonate kinase, with translation MKITINNTDFVEEKACGKLYIAGEYAILTPGLTAIVKNVNIYMNAQIRFSEKYKIYSDMYNYSVSLEHDENYSLIQETVNVVNKYLHIKSIDTKPFELNITGKMEKEGKKYGIGSSGSVVILTIKAMVRLHKYCISKDTIFKLAAYVLLKRGDNGSMGDLACIAYEELVAYISFDREKIKEKIENETFEKVINSDWGYKIEVLKCKHDYEFLVGWTGKPAISKDMINNVKKSINKDFLEKSDENVKNIIKGIKSGNKELIKEAVIKSGDLLKNLDSSIYSNELTELVNAAKELDMCAKSSGAGGGDCGIAISFNKNDTKTVIEKWEKKGIVLLYRGRL, from the coding sequence ATGAAAATAACGATTAATAATACTGATTTTGTAGAAGAAAAGGCTTGCGGAAAGCTCTATATAGCGGGAGAATACGCTATATTGACACCGGGATTGACAGCGATTGTAAAGAATGTGAACATTTACATGAATGCACAAATAAGATTTTCCGAAAAATATAAAATATATTCGGATATGTATAATTACTCTGTATCGTTAGAGCATGATGAAAACTACAGTTTAATACAGGAAACTGTAAATGTTGTGAATAAATATCTGCACATAAAAAGTATAGATACAAAGCCTTTTGAACTTAATATAACAGGAAAAATGGAAAAAGAAGGTAAAAAATACGGTATAGGCTCAAGCGGAAGTGTTGTAATACTCACAATAAAGGCTATGGTGAGACTTCATAAATATTGTATTTCCAAAGACACAATTTTCAAATTGGCTGCTTATGTTCTTTTAAAAAGAGGAGATAACGGCTCTATGGGAGATTTGGCATGCATTGCTTATGAAGAACTTGTAGCTTATATTTCTTTTGACAGAGAAAAAATAAAAGAAAAAATTGAAAATGAAACTTTTGAAAAGGTTATTAATAGCGACTGGGGATACAAAATAGAAGTGCTGAAATGCAAGCATGACTATGAATTTTTAGTAGGTTGGACAGGAAAACCCGCTATTTCCAAAGATATGATAAATAATGTGAAAAAGTCTATAAATAAAGATTTTTTGGAAAAATCCGATGAAAATGTAAAAAATATTATAAAAGGAATAAAGTCGGGAAATAAAGAGTTAATAAAAGAAGCAGTTATTAAAAGCGGAGATTTATTGAAAAATCTGGATTCTTCAATCTACAGCAATGAGTTGACTGAACTTGTGAATGCTGCAAAAGAACTGGATATGTGTGCAAAAAGCAGCGGTGCCGGAGGAGGAGATTGCGGAATAGCAATATCTTTTAATAAAAATGACACAAAAACTGTTATAGAAAAATGGGAAAAAAAGGGTATTGTTTTGTTGTACAGGGGGAGATTATAA